Proteins from a single region of Nomia melanderi isolate GNS246 chromosome 11, iyNomMela1, whole genome shotgun sequence:
- the LOC143175045 gene encoding uncharacterized protein LOC143175045 gives MMTTMQANDIHARNISSEKLQYGKQLEEFLTPIFRINSEESVARNRTFLKDLELAKARLRTYAAYTPTDRELQQRVMEYRRNLQKQGRSDIAEKNK, from the exons ATGATGACAACGATGCAAGCTAATGATATTCACGCACGCAATATTTCCTCGGAAAAATTGCAATATGGAAAACAACTGGAAGAGTTTCTGACGCCGATTTTCCGTATAAATTCGGAGGAATCCGTGGCTCGTAATCGAACATTCCTAAAG GACTTGGAACTCGCAAAAGCTCGCTTAAGGACTTACGCAGCGTATACACCCACCGACCGGGAATTGCAGCAACGCGTCATGGAATATCGCAGAAATCTCCAAAAACAAGGTCGAAG
- the gry gene encoding trafficking protein particle complex subunit 11 gry isoform X1 produces the protein MFKLPTELVTEPLALIGLTGLDITNPVHRSIWDAFSNNRRLENSVIQFKLLSPTHQFPRVKPKVNLYDYYIPKGILKCNWMNKYLNEIPAVVVVFYDLDWNDPQWNDKKMECATKVQTLRNALEGRNTKIAVVLIQHCTQPPPGSEDALATERATAVCGACELPPKLLYILPHGNHLLGYTSRLETALYDLAQNFYHHEYRTVKGHRDQLNKTVHQYLFVRHHFKMAFLNELRQDQSLAKKHYEQAYSNLSDIKMTDTNAMEVKTVAWFINYKLCKILFNLKFVKEAISQLRAHTDRFKSKTGPKELMFEHHAWMCSQFSTFAELFDEAIRKIRPDLQVPPWQHPGLYFQSAADHASLRQTACKELCQNINNYPDPDPLVGEEKLEFYGQRPWRPGKLSAEPADSVKEAVAIQALQYKEKYTVNHSEIITALLGKAIQQFVQYRCPRMRRVLVVQMAEEYYNAKDYGKVLTLLKHMLWEYHGERWPVLITNILSTALRAAYLSTSIQDYITLAFEALGPSTTFSEDYKAAIYKNIMNILNKKPPSLELDLPYDVTFPALEKWKLELNKSEPIFFTIDDNNMSSFIEIKARFLQAKYAVNSTVNVEVIIRNLYSGTVELSKVSITIGNSGYSSDFTITGAEHCNLTFAAKEMKKLQYQFQAPQTTDSSEIRISTVSLHMGDDTVCCIVLRFSALGRETNFLSRLYPEVQQLRRGEFEMIQPLVIAEIKQEESSLTISAESNNPALLGEWLPIKISVTANENLSSALLNVALVSDGVNEQSTELSLTMQNKQPLISIPIENLDKNSTSNHTVYLRAHKIGDRNIHIKVEYTKPEQIKGMKELTYSLSVAKPFEVSTLFYTTQFEPMTKGFINEPFIIMPHISCVSPRPINIISTSIELGDSIEREDANQSESVLAGITLTEGETGTDSYCLIPRTGSEQPTSIGVYTIRWKRANDENALETSSSVTLAPLWVEDALIGLEAKLPAHGLVRTPLFVKYFIRNHSDYMIKLRLTMEASEAFMFAGQKQVDIYILPKNERKVEWILRPLVAGFVQLPMLSLAVPSDEERKVSKARISEVIERSIPSHIYILPTSQSLEE, from the exons atgtttaaattacCAACAGAATTGGTAACCGAGCCACTGGCTCTTATCGGTTTAACCGGTTTAGATATTACAAATCCAGTGCATCGATCCATTTGGGATGCATTTAGTAATAATCGAAGATTAGAAAATTCTGTTATCCAGTTTAAATTGCTTAGCCCAACACATCAGTTCCCTAGAGTTAAACCTAAG GTCAACttatatgattattatatacccaaaggaatattgaaatgtaattgGATGAATAAGTATCTCAATGAAATTCCAGCAGTTGTAGTGGTATTTTATGATTTAGATTGGAATGACCCACAATGGAATGATAAAAAAATGGAATGTGCTACCAAAGTACAAACACTTAG gAATGCATTAGAAggaagaaatacaaaaatagcTGTAGTACTTATACAGCATTGTACCCAGCCACCACCTGGTTCTGAAGATGCTTTAGCAACTGAAAGAGCTACAGCTGTTTGTGGAGCATGTGAACTACCaccaaaattattatatattctaccACATGGAAATCATTTATTAGGCTATACATCCag ATTGGAAACTGCATTATACGATTTAGCACAAAATTTCTATCATCACGAATATCGAACTGTCAAAGGACACAGGGATCAACTTAATAAAACTGTGCATCAGTATTTATTTGTACGTCACCACTTCAAAATGGCATTCTTAAATGAACTGAGACAAGATCAGAGTTTGGCAAAAAA GCATTATGAGCAAGCGTACAGTAATTTGTCTGATATAAAAATGACAGATACAAATGCAATGGAAGTTAAAACTGTTGCTTGGTTTATCAACTATAagctatgtaaaatattatttaatttgaaatttgttaaagaAGCCATATCACAGTTAAGAGCTCATACTGACAG ATTTAAATCGAAGACTGGTCCAAAAGAACTTATGTTTGAACATCATGCATGGATGTGCAGTCAGTTCTCTACATTTGCTGAATTATTTGATGAAGCTATCCGAAAGATACGGCCAGATCTTCAAGTTCCACCTTGGCAACACCCTGGCTTGTATTTTCAATCAGCAGCTGATCATGCAAGCTTGAGACAGACAGCTTGTAAAGAACTATGTCAA aatattaataattatccggATCCGGATCCACTAGTTGGAgaagaaaaattggaattcTATGGACAAAGGCCATGGCGACCGGGGAAGTTGAGTGCAGAACCTGCAGACTCAGTGAAGGAAGCAGTTGCTATACAGGCTTTAcaatacaaagaaaaatatacagtgAATCATTCA GAAATAATTACTGCATTATTGGGAAAAGCAATTCAGCAATTCGTACAATACAGATGTCCAAGAATGAGAAGAGTACTAG TGGTACAAATGGCTGAAGAGTATTATAATGCCAAGGATTATGGAAAAGTACTCAC ATTATTGAAGCACATGTTGTGGGAATATCATGGAGAACGGTGGCCCGTCTTAATTACAAATATCTTGAGTACTGCTTTGAGAGCGGCGTACCTATCTACGAGCATTCAAGATTACATCACATTAGCGTTCGAAGCATTAGGACCTTCCACTACATTTTCAGAAGATTATAAAGCtgcaatatacaaaaatattatgaacattCTTAAT AAGAAACCTCCAAGTCTGGAACTTGATTTACCTTATGACGTGACATTTCCAGcattagaaaaatggaaattggAGCTTAATAAGTCAGAACCAATTTTCTTTACAATCGACGACAATAATATGAGTTCATTCATAGAAATTAAGGCACGATTCTTGCAAGCAAAATATGCTGTTAATTCTACGGTTAATGTAGAAGTTATTATCAG AAATTTGTATAGCGGTACCGTAGAACTTTCTAAAGTGTCAATAACAATTGGAAATTCTGGCTACTCGTCAGACTTTACTATTACCGGTGCTGAGCATTGCAACCTTACTTTCGCCGCaaaagaaatgaagaaacttCAGTATCAATTTCAAGCACCGCAAACTACTGATAGCAGCGAAATACGTATTAGTACAGTTTCGTTACACATGGGTGATGATACTGTTTGTTGTATCGTCTTAAGATTCTCCGCTCTCGGAAGGGAGACGAATTTTTTGAGTCGATTGTACCCCGAGGTACAACAGCTTCG CAGAGGAGAATTCGAAATGATACAACCGTTAGTCATTGCAGAAATCAAACAAGAAGAATCTAGTCTAACTATATCTGCGGAATCCAATAACCCAGCACTCTTAGGAGAATGGCTTCCTATTAAAATATCTGTCACCGCTAATGAAAATTTATCATCTGCGTTGTTAAACGTAGCGCTAGTATCTGACGGAGTGAACGAACAATCAA cGGAACTAAGTTTGACAATGCAGAACAAACAACCGTTAATATCAATACCAATTGAAAACTTAGACAAAAATAGTACGTCCAATCATACGGTATACTTAAGAGCTCATAAAATTGGAGACAGAAATATCCACATAAAG GTTGAATACACGAAACCTGAACAAATCAAAGGAATGAAGGAATTAACATACTCGCTGTCAGTGGCGAAGCCATTTGAAGTGTCAACATTATTTTATACGACACAATTTGAGCCAATGACAAAAGGCTTCATTAATGAGCCTTTTATAATAATGCCACACATTTCCTGCGTTTCTCCTCGgcctataaatattattagtaccTCTATAGAGCTA GGTGATTCCATAGAAAGAGAGGATGCAAACCAATCTGAATCCGTTTTAGCTGGTATCACGCTAACTGAAGGTGAAACAGGAACGGATTCGTATTGCTTGATACCAAGAACTGGTAGTGAACAACCTACCAGTATCGGAGTATACACTATTAGATGGAAGCG CGCCAATGATGAGAATGCATTGGAAACCAGTAGCAGTGTAACTTTAGCTCCTTTGTGGGTCGAAGATGCATTGATTGGTTTAGAAGCTAAGCTGCCGGCTCATGGTTTAGTCCGAACGCCgttgtttgtaaaatattttataagaaatcatTCCGATTACATGATTAAACTACGACTAACCATGGAAGCTAGTGAAGCGTTTATGTTTGCTGGTCAGAAACAA GTCGACATTTACATACTTCCCAAAAATGAGAGAAAAGTCGAATGGATTTTACGTCCACTTGTGGCTGGTTTCGTGCAACTACCAATGCTGTCTTTAGCCGTTCCTTCTG ATGAAGAGCGTAAAGTAAGTAAAGCGCGTATCTCGGAAGTGATCGAGCGATCAATACCGAGCCACATATACATTCTG CCGACGTCGCAATCGTTAGAAGAATGA
- the gry gene encoding trafficking protein particle complex subunit 11 gry isoform X2: MFKLPTELVTEPLALIGLTGLDITNPVHRSIWDAFSNNRRLENSVIQFKLLSPTHQFPRVKPKVNLYDYYIPKGILKCNWMNKYLNEIPAVVVVFYDLDWNDPQWNDKKMECATKVQTLRNALEGRNTKIAVVLIQHCTQPPPGSEDALATERATAVCGACELPPKLLYILPHGNHLLGYTSRLETALYDLAQNFYHHEYRTVKGHRDQLNKTVHQYLFVRHHFKMAFLNELRQDQSLAKKHYEQAYSNLSDIKMTDTNAMEVKTVAWFINYKLCKILFNLKFVKEAISQLRAHTDRFKSKTGPKELMFEHHAWMCSQFSTFAELFDEAIRKIRPDLQVPPWQHPGLYFQSAADHASLRQTACKELCQNINNYPDPDPLVGEEKLEFYGQRPWRPGKLSAEPADSVKEAVAIQALQYKEKYTVNHSEIITALLGKAIQQFVQYRCPRMRRVLVVQMAEEYYNAKDYGKVLTLLKHMLWEYHGERWPVLITNILSTALRAAYLSTSIQDYITLAFEALGPSTTFSEDYKAAIYKNIMNILNKKPPSLELDLPYDVTFPALEKWKLELNKSEPIFFTIDDNNMSSFIEIKARFLQAKYAVNSTVNVEVIIRNLYSGTVELSKVSITIGNSGYSSDFTITGAEHCNLTFAAKEMKKLQYQFQAPQTTDSSEIRISTVSLHMGDDTVCCIVLRFSALGRETNFLSRLYPEVQQLRGEFEMIQPLVIAEIKQEESSLTISAESNNPALLGEWLPIKISVTANENLSSALLNVALVSDGVNEQSTELSLTMQNKQPLISIPIENLDKNSTSNHTVYLRAHKIGDRNIHIKVEYTKPEQIKGMKELTYSLSVAKPFEVSTLFYTTQFEPMTKGFINEPFIIMPHISCVSPRPINIISTSIELGDSIEREDANQSESVLAGITLTEGETGTDSYCLIPRTGSEQPTSIGVYTIRWKRANDENALETSSSVTLAPLWVEDALIGLEAKLPAHGLVRTPLFVKYFIRNHSDYMIKLRLTMEASEAFMFAGQKQVDIYILPKNERKVEWILRPLVAGFVQLPMLSLAVPSDEERKVSKARISEVIERSIPSHIYILPTSQSLEE, from the exons atgtttaaattacCAACAGAATTGGTAACCGAGCCACTGGCTCTTATCGGTTTAACCGGTTTAGATATTACAAATCCAGTGCATCGATCCATTTGGGATGCATTTAGTAATAATCGAAGATTAGAAAATTCTGTTATCCAGTTTAAATTGCTTAGCCCAACACATCAGTTCCCTAGAGTTAAACCTAAG GTCAACttatatgattattatatacccaaaggaatattgaaatgtaattgGATGAATAAGTATCTCAATGAAATTCCAGCAGTTGTAGTGGTATTTTATGATTTAGATTGGAATGACCCACAATGGAATGATAAAAAAATGGAATGTGCTACCAAAGTACAAACACTTAG gAATGCATTAGAAggaagaaatacaaaaatagcTGTAGTACTTATACAGCATTGTACCCAGCCACCACCTGGTTCTGAAGATGCTTTAGCAACTGAAAGAGCTACAGCTGTTTGTGGAGCATGTGAACTACCaccaaaattattatatattctaccACATGGAAATCATTTATTAGGCTATACATCCag ATTGGAAACTGCATTATACGATTTAGCACAAAATTTCTATCATCACGAATATCGAACTGTCAAAGGACACAGGGATCAACTTAATAAAACTGTGCATCAGTATTTATTTGTACGTCACCACTTCAAAATGGCATTCTTAAATGAACTGAGACAAGATCAGAGTTTGGCAAAAAA GCATTATGAGCAAGCGTACAGTAATTTGTCTGATATAAAAATGACAGATACAAATGCAATGGAAGTTAAAACTGTTGCTTGGTTTATCAACTATAagctatgtaaaatattatttaatttgaaatttgttaaagaAGCCATATCACAGTTAAGAGCTCATACTGACAG ATTTAAATCGAAGACTGGTCCAAAAGAACTTATGTTTGAACATCATGCATGGATGTGCAGTCAGTTCTCTACATTTGCTGAATTATTTGATGAAGCTATCCGAAAGATACGGCCAGATCTTCAAGTTCCACCTTGGCAACACCCTGGCTTGTATTTTCAATCAGCAGCTGATCATGCAAGCTTGAGACAGACAGCTTGTAAAGAACTATGTCAA aatattaataattatccggATCCGGATCCACTAGTTGGAgaagaaaaattggaattcTATGGACAAAGGCCATGGCGACCGGGGAAGTTGAGTGCAGAACCTGCAGACTCAGTGAAGGAAGCAGTTGCTATACAGGCTTTAcaatacaaagaaaaatatacagtgAATCATTCA GAAATAATTACTGCATTATTGGGAAAAGCAATTCAGCAATTCGTACAATACAGATGTCCAAGAATGAGAAGAGTACTAG TGGTACAAATGGCTGAAGAGTATTATAATGCCAAGGATTATGGAAAAGTACTCAC ATTATTGAAGCACATGTTGTGGGAATATCATGGAGAACGGTGGCCCGTCTTAATTACAAATATCTTGAGTACTGCTTTGAGAGCGGCGTACCTATCTACGAGCATTCAAGATTACATCACATTAGCGTTCGAAGCATTAGGACCTTCCACTACATTTTCAGAAGATTATAAAGCtgcaatatacaaaaatattatgaacattCTTAAT AAGAAACCTCCAAGTCTGGAACTTGATTTACCTTATGACGTGACATTTCCAGcattagaaaaatggaaattggAGCTTAATAAGTCAGAACCAATTTTCTTTACAATCGACGACAATAATATGAGTTCATTCATAGAAATTAAGGCACGATTCTTGCAAGCAAAATATGCTGTTAATTCTACGGTTAATGTAGAAGTTATTATCAG AAATTTGTATAGCGGTACCGTAGAACTTTCTAAAGTGTCAATAACAATTGGAAATTCTGGCTACTCGTCAGACTTTACTATTACCGGTGCTGAGCATTGCAACCTTACTTTCGCCGCaaaagaaatgaagaaacttCAGTATCAATTTCAAGCACCGCAAACTACTGATAGCAGCGAAATACGTATTAGTACAGTTTCGTTACACATGGGTGATGATACTGTTTGTTGTATCGTCTTAAGATTCTCCGCTCTCGGAAGGGAGACGAATTTTTTGAGTCGATTGTACCCCGAGGTACAACAGCTTCG AGGAGAATTCGAAATGATACAACCGTTAGTCATTGCAGAAATCAAACAAGAAGAATCTAGTCTAACTATATCTGCGGAATCCAATAACCCAGCACTCTTAGGAGAATGGCTTCCTATTAAAATATCTGTCACCGCTAATGAAAATTTATCATCTGCGTTGTTAAACGTAGCGCTAGTATCTGACGGAGTGAACGAACAATCAA cGGAACTAAGTTTGACAATGCAGAACAAACAACCGTTAATATCAATACCAATTGAAAACTTAGACAAAAATAGTACGTCCAATCATACGGTATACTTAAGAGCTCATAAAATTGGAGACAGAAATATCCACATAAAG GTTGAATACACGAAACCTGAACAAATCAAAGGAATGAAGGAATTAACATACTCGCTGTCAGTGGCGAAGCCATTTGAAGTGTCAACATTATTTTATACGACACAATTTGAGCCAATGACAAAAGGCTTCATTAATGAGCCTTTTATAATAATGCCACACATTTCCTGCGTTTCTCCTCGgcctataaatattattagtaccTCTATAGAGCTA GGTGATTCCATAGAAAGAGAGGATGCAAACCAATCTGAATCCGTTTTAGCTGGTATCACGCTAACTGAAGGTGAAACAGGAACGGATTCGTATTGCTTGATACCAAGAACTGGTAGTGAACAACCTACCAGTATCGGAGTATACACTATTAGATGGAAGCG CGCCAATGATGAGAATGCATTGGAAACCAGTAGCAGTGTAACTTTAGCTCCTTTGTGGGTCGAAGATGCATTGATTGGTTTAGAAGCTAAGCTGCCGGCTCATGGTTTAGTCCGAACGCCgttgtttgtaaaatattttataagaaatcatTCCGATTACATGATTAAACTACGACTAACCATGGAAGCTAGTGAAGCGTTTATGTTTGCTGGTCAGAAACAA GTCGACATTTACATACTTCCCAAAAATGAGAGAAAAGTCGAATGGATTTTACGTCCACTTGTGGCTGGTTTCGTGCAACTACCAATGCTGTCTTTAGCCGTTCCTTCTG ATGAAGAGCGTAAAGTAAGTAAAGCGCGTATCTCGGAAGTGATCGAGCGATCAATACCGAGCCACATATACATTCTG CCGACGTCGCAATCGTTAGAAGAATGA